From a single Pseudomonas triticicola genomic region:
- a CDS encoding c-type cytochrome, whose protein sequence is MKHLLTRLTFAVGLAAPLLAVHADDQIKRGEYLARAADCMACHTAPGGAPYAGGLPIVSPFGTIYGTNITPSKEHGIGLYSDDEFFAALTEGKRRDGANLYPAMPYTSYHLMPRADSDAIHAYLKTIEPIERGAPVTSLSFPFNVRLGLTGWNMLYGKDVKLEPVEGKSEAWKRGQYMVDVLGHCGECHTPRGLPGAMQMDKRMTGGILNGYLAPSLLATDLAARGWNQQDLSTFLKHGMSAQGTMFNEMFPVFHNSTQGLSDADLAAMATFLLGEQPPPAKELVEVPLDKLSASAQRGRQEYLNVCAGCHAVGGEGKPHIAVAMRGNTTLRLEDPRNLLRVIEDGIGEQKFSGFEHMQPMPGFAEKLSPEQLTDLLNYLRQGWGGQGAELAVSEVQKLQADAPSVEHKAH, encoded by the coding sequence ATGAAGCATTTACTGACCCGCCTGACTTTTGCGGTCGGCCTGGCTGCGCCGCTTTTGGCGGTCCACGCCGACGATCAGATCAAGCGCGGCGAATACCTCGCCCGCGCCGCTGACTGCATGGCTTGCCACACCGCACCGGGTGGCGCGCCCTATGCCGGCGGCCTGCCCATCGTCTCGCCATTCGGCACGATCTACGGCACCAACATCACCCCGAGCAAAGAGCACGGCATCGGTCTGTATAGCGATGACGAGTTCTTCGCTGCGCTGACCGAAGGCAAGCGGCGCGACGGTGCGAATCTGTATCCGGCGATGCCGTACACCTCGTATCACCTGATGCCGCGCGCCGATTCCGATGCGATTCACGCGTATCTGAAAACCATCGAGCCGATCGAGCGCGGCGCACCGGTGACCAGCCTGAGCTTTCCGTTCAATGTGCGTCTGGGCCTGACCGGCTGGAACATGCTCTACGGCAAAGATGTCAAGCTGGAACCGGTCGAGGGCAAAAGTGAAGCGTGGAAGCGCGGCCAGTATATGGTCGACGTCCTTGGTCATTGCGGCGAATGCCATACGCCACGCGGCCTGCCCGGCGCGATGCAAATGGACAAGCGCATGACCGGCGGCATCCTCAACGGTTATCTGGCGCCGAGCCTGCTGGCCACCGACCTGGCCGCGCGCGGCTGGAATCAGCAGGATCTGAGCACGTTTCTCAAGCACGGAATGAGCGCGCAAGGGACGATGTTCAACGAGATGTTCCCGGTGTTTCACAACAGCACTCAAGGTCTGAGCGATGCTGATCTGGCGGCAATGGCGACGTTCCTCCTTGGCGAGCAACCGCCGCCAGCCAAAGAGCTCGTCGAGGTGCCGCTCGACAAGCTCAGCGCGAGTGCTCAGCGCGGCCGTCAGGAATATCTGAACGTCTGCGCCGGTTGTCACGCGGTTGGCGGTGAAGGCAAACCGCACATTGCAGTGGCCATGCGTGGCAACACGACGTTGCGTCTGGAAGATCCGCGCAACCTGTTGCGAGTGATCGAGGATGGCATCGGCGAACAGAAGTTCTCCGGGTTCGAACACATGCAGCCGATGCCGGGGTTTGCTGAAAAGCTCAGTCCTGAGCAATTGACCGATCTGCTCAACTACCTGCGTCAGGGTTGGGGCGGGCAGGGCGCTGAACTGGCGGTGAGCGAAGTGCAGAAGCTGCAAGCCGACGCGCCGAGCGTCGAGCACAAGGCCCACTGA
- a CDS encoding SPOR domain-containing protein: MRKLVWLVAALALAGCGEGKNVDAPKPEAKVAAAPAAAAAPQWDLEVRGETPQAVSDLSGWLIEHAFVPTVVKDGNGKTRILIGPFHSQADAEARKVQVDAALVKAKKQNIESVVIEHPLTP, from the coding sequence GTGCGCAAATTGGTTTGGCTGGTAGCGGCACTGGCATTGGCAGGCTGCGGTGAAGGCAAGAATGTAGATGCGCCGAAGCCTGAGGCGAAGGTCGCGGCAGCGCCGGCGGCCGCCGCCGCGCCACAGTGGGATCTGGAAGTTCGGGGCGAAACTCCTCAGGCCGTCAGTGATCTGAGCGGCTGGTTGATCGAGCATGCTTTCGTTCCGACGGTCGTCAAGGACGGCAACGGTAAAACACGAATTCTGATCGGTCCGTTCCATTCCCAAGCTGACGCCGAGGCGCGAAAGGTGCAGGTCGATGCGGCGCTGGTAAAAGCCAAGAAACAAAATATCGAGTCGGTGGTGATTGAGCATCCGCTCACGCCATAA
- a CDS encoding XdhC family protein, protein MQHLDLQVVRRALEWSVAGQRIWLCTVLTTYGSAPRAPGSLLAVNEGGEWIGSLSGGCVEEDFLQRVAEGAFLEAVSVVRYGEGDDPRSRVSLPCGGILDVLVEKLDADCAVQAHLRELESALLGQRRLLREVDLASGTRALFADREQGARIEREFDRVRIRVGAAQRLLLAGYSSVAQACAEFAVGLGFEVILCDPRDEVLEGVVLNGVEIRRQLPSVFIADGGCHRDTAVVALTHDPRIDDLAMMEAVRTEAFYIGVMGSLQTSQKRFERLRRIGGLSEAELARIHAPIGLNLGSKTPAEIALAVLADILRIRSGIARDQL, encoded by the coding sequence ATGCAGCATCTCGATCTGCAAGTGGTGCGTCGGGCGCTGGAATGGTCGGTGGCCGGGCAGCGAATCTGGCTGTGCACGGTGCTGACCACTTACGGCTCGGCACCGCGCGCGCCGGGTTCGCTGCTCGCGGTGAACGAAGGCGGGGAGTGGATCGGTTCGCTGTCGGGCGGTTGCGTTGAGGAGGATTTTCTTCAGCGCGTTGCCGAAGGTGCGTTTCTCGAAGCAGTAAGCGTCGTGCGTTACGGCGAAGGCGATGATCCGCGCTCGCGGGTCAGCCTGCCTTGTGGCGGGATTCTCGATGTGCTGGTTGAGAAGCTTGACGCCGACTGCGCGGTGCAGGCGCATCTGCGTGAACTGGAATCGGCGCTGCTGGGGCAGCGTCGTCTGCTTCGCGAAGTCGATCTGGCCAGCGGTACGCGCGCTCTGTTTGCTGATCGCGAGCAGGGCGCGCGGATCGAGCGTGAATTTGATCGGGTGCGCATTCGTGTCGGTGCAGCACAGCGTTTGTTGCTCGCCGGTTACTCCAGTGTGGCGCAGGCCTGTGCCGAGTTCGCGGTGGGGCTTGGCTTCGAAGTGATTCTCTGCGACCCGCGCGATGAAGTGCTTGAAGGTGTGGTGCTCAATGGCGTGGAGATCCGTCGGCAGTTGCCTTCGGTGTTCATTGCCGACGGTGGTTGTCATCGCGACACGGCGGTGGTGGCGCTGACCCATGATCCGCGCATCGACGATCTGGCGATGATGGAAGCGGTGCGCACCGAGGCGTTTTACATCGGTGTGATGGGATCGCTGCAGACGTCGCAAAAACGCTTCGAGCGCTTACGCCGCATTGGTGGCTTGAGTGAGGCAGAGCTGGCGCGGATTCATGCGCCAATCGGCCTCAACCTTGGTAGCAAGACCCCTGCGGAAATTGCCTTGGCGGTGTTGGCGGATATCCTGCGGATTCGCAGCGGGATCGCTCGGGATCAGCTCTGA
- a CDS encoding (2Fe-2S)-binding protein, with protein MANRPLQLTLNGQSVGPVDIPDDLPMIDYLHEYKNLTGSRLGCGQGICHACVVIVDNPDGTSEEVRTCITGAHYFEGKKVRTIEGHATRDEQGQVIELNPIQQRFVDEFAFQCSYCAPGFVNAATVLVEKLQRQPTVHSKLEQVIEDSLGHHVCRCTGYVRYYNATRNVLTDLGLVKEG; from the coding sequence ATGGCTAACCGTCCGCTTCAACTGACCCTCAATGGTCAATCCGTCGGCCCGGTGGACATCCCTGATGACCTGCCGATGATCGACTACCTGCACGAATACAAAAACCTCACCGGCTCGCGGCTGGGTTGCGGTCAGGGGATCTGCCACGCCTGTGTGGTGATCGTCGATAACCCCGACGGCACCAGCGAAGAAGTGCGCACCTGCATCACCGGTGCGCATTACTTCGAGGGCAAGAAAGTCCGCACCATCGAAGGTCACGCCACTCGCGATGAGCAAGGCCAGGTCATCGAGCTGAACCCGATCCAGCAGCGCTTCGTCGACGAGTTTGCCTTCCAGTGCAGCTACTGCGCGCCAGGCTTCGTCAACGCTGCCACCGTGCTGGTGGAGAAGCTGCAGCGTCAGCCAACCGTACACAGCAAGCTGGAACAGGTGATCGAGGACAGCCTCGGTCATCACGTCTGCCGCTGCACCGGGTACGTGCGTTATTACAACGCCACGCGCAACGTGCTGACCGATCTCGGCCTGGTCAAGGAGGGTTGA
- a CDS encoding acyltransferase family protein, which translates to MRQERIEWIDALKFVGIFYIYLGHMGPPAGKIFTFVFTFHVALFFFISGCFADSGKNKTISSFIAAKFRQLMIPYFIYSAISICVYILSTPDSSEFTNLMGYLTDAALGVRNHTIYAPALWFLPCIFITSIIFRLLQSLSPKKYIIPLIILAYLTVNLYSFNFFPMSQPALWLNIDSALYYIIFYCLGWLSIDKIKTTNWAISSTNPIGIVIFLLLSTLCSVVFIKGIGYPLKTLDIPMPLIFRTLFNIGIVVLIIIFHFFIANAISGIPMVNTLGKDTLTLCGTETITKSILSASATTIGLSLNIFNGFSAVVFTTAMLVFSYYAVLPIKNHITKHHALNKFGSQAKRPDTSVAS; encoded by the coding sequence ATGCGACAAGAACGCATTGAGTGGATAGATGCTTTAAAATTTGTCGGAATATTTTACATTTATCTAGGACATATGGGACCGCCAGCTGGAAAAATATTCACATTCGTCTTCACCTTTCACGTTGCATTATTCTTTTTTATATCTGGCTGCTTCGCCGATTCAGGAAAAAACAAAACAATATCGTCCTTTATCGCTGCCAAATTTAGACAGCTAATGATTCCCTATTTCATTTACTCCGCAATTTCAATTTGCGTATACATTTTATCAACACCGGACAGCTCTGAATTCACAAACCTTATGGGCTATCTTACCGATGCAGCGCTAGGGGTTAGAAACCACACTATTTACGCACCGGCACTTTGGTTTTTACCATGCATTTTTATCACATCAATAATATTCAGACTCCTACAAAGTTTAAGTCCAAAAAAATACATTATACCGCTAATAATATTAGCTTATCTTACAGTTAACTTATACTCATTTAATTTTTTCCCAATGTCTCAGCCTGCTCTATGGCTCAACATAGATAGCGCCCTTTACTACATAATATTCTATTGCTTGGGTTGGTTATCGATAGATAAAATAAAAACGACCAATTGGGCGATATCCTCAACAAACCCTATAGGAATCGTTATTTTCCTCCTACTATCGACACTATGCTCCGTGGTTTTTATAAAGGGAATTGGATACCCACTAAAAACACTAGACATCCCAATGCCGCTTATATTCCGAACCCTATTCAACATCGGAATAGTGGTGCTAATCATCATATTCCACTTTTTTATAGCCAATGCAATCTCTGGAATCCCAATGGTTAACACGTTGGGCAAAGACACACTAACTCTGTGCGGAACCGAAACAATCACCAAATCTATTTTGTCAGCTAGCGCAACAACTATAGGCCTAAGCTTAAATATTTTCAATGGCTTCTCGGCTGTAGTCTTTACAACTGCAATGCTTGTCTTTTCCTATTACGCGGTGCTACCTATCAAAAACCACATTACAAAGCATCATGCCCTGAACAAATTTGGTAGCCAAGCCAAGAGACCAGACACAAGTGTAGCTTCATAA
- a CDS encoding endonuclease yields the protein MSVRCVALLLLFFATGAQAGAPRTFSEAKKAAWKLYAPQSTEFYCGCKYTGNKVDLKACGYVPRKNAKRASRIEWEHIVPAWQIGHQRQCWQQGGRKNCTRYDPVYQKAEADLHNLVPSIGEVNGDRSNFSYGWLPVQSGQYGSCLTQVDFKAKKVMPRPSIRGMIARTYFYMSKQYGLRLSKQDRQLYEAWDKTYPVQDWERQRNQSVACVMGRGNEFVGSVNLEACG from the coding sequence ATGAGTGTCCGCTGTGTTGCTTTGCTGTTGTTGTTTTTCGCCACGGGTGCCCAGGCTGGCGCCCCACGTACATTTTCCGAAGCCAAGAAAGCCGCGTGGAAACTTTATGCGCCGCAATCCACCGAGTTTTACTGCGGCTGCAAGTACACCGGAAACAAGGTTGACCTGAAGGCTTGCGGCTATGTGCCGCGCAAGAATGCCAAGCGTGCATCGAGGATCGAGTGGGAGCACATCGTGCCGGCGTGGCAGATCGGACATCAGCGGCAGTGCTGGCAGCAAGGCGGACGCAAAAATTGCACGCGTTACGATCCGGTGTATCAAAAGGCCGAAGCTGATTTGCACAATCTGGTGCCGAGCATTGGAGAGGTCAACGGTGACCGCAGCAACTTCAGCTACGGCTGGTTGCCGGTGCAGTCCGGCCAGTACGGTTCCTGCCTGACGCAGGTCGACTTCAAGGCCAAGAAGGTCATGCCCCGCCCTTCGATTCGCGGCATGATCGCCCGCACGTATTTTTATATGAGCAAACAATACGGACTGCGTCTGTCCAAGCAGGATCGGCAGTTGTACGAAGCGTGGGACAAGACCTATCCAGTGCAGGACTGGGAACGTCAGCGCAATCAGAGCGTGGCATGCGTGATGGGGCGCGGCAACGAGTTTGTCGGCTCGGTGAACCTGGAAGCCTGCGGCTGA
- a CDS encoding xanthine dehydrogenase family protein molybdopterin-binding subunit — protein sequence MSNREISRRSFLQGGLVAGVSVTLTPLSSQALAALMENSVTVPSEKWLGNNGKARQRNDALSKVCGSKVFARDIRAKDMPGWPEQQGHAMLLKTIKADRIYAGYDLSWLGADLQPDRIVTAADLDKDGIVFPEEHAPDPLLPEGKVPMFIGHPVAILIWNDFERFRQAKNQLKFNDKAIRYGAKVPFYEGDPYGSFRYVRVGGATSADEDEFASLKDSILFPMLKNRRPVWNASPNLHGNLTERGLFYADRMKQEIDTPPDNWLVFDERYKTPSIEPAALEPDNGNGWYDPKTKTLHFVVATQCPLEVATETAKMIGPSRFGLANLNMHPGYTVGYGSKDHNIFVYYAALAALYGAGVPVRLANDRYEQFQSGIKRHPFDIRYQLAVDKNDYTFKIFRAEMSVDGGGRVNYSPSVAAVGATAAQSIYYMPQNDLQVTAYHSRAVEAGSMRGYGTLQSMAATEMMVDEIAGRLGVDAIDLRRRNALRSGMKNTQGAIPAGALRLHEILDKASVHEVWKNRDAIKQQREAADPDNWYGVGFAICQKDFGTGSEAPMASIAFTADGRITLRHIGIEIGTGMSTSQALVVADFLGSPAHEVKTGETEWQEMQLITSGNPYIMSQAEQDNLLRNPRWVGKLASASSATNSAYYFSHATREAARVLFNHGLWPAALEIWRQGPYGGQANPYVVRREDAHWVDGKLTANGMQPLSFEELAKRAHERGLVTGATVHGFNRWSWAEAEYSIDGVRERLPLDGLAVKYGDGAPQAKKAQMNSAGFHLLDRQNVNYPVVQLNNAAVTYYSPVATLVELKVNKGSAEVQVLNHHSWIECGRVLVEELVKGQLEGGIAMGIGHALMEEMPLYEGGPGEGDWNFNRYRLPMARHVAVWKQTAEILPPLSPSDPSKGIAEVVMIPIVGAIGNAVAHAIGKRVRDLPITAARIKEALNG from the coding sequence ATGTCCAACCGTGAAATATCCCGGCGCTCGTTCCTCCAGGGCGGGCTGGTGGCGGGTGTGAGCGTTACGCTTACGCCGCTCAGCAGTCAGGCGCTGGCTGCCTTGATGGAAAACAGCGTCACCGTGCCGTCCGAGAAATGGCTCGGCAATAACGGCAAGGCGCGTCAACGCAACGATGCGCTTTCCAAGGTCTGTGGCAGCAAGGTCTTCGCCCGCGACATCCGCGCCAAGGACATGCCCGGCTGGCCTGAGCAACAGGGCCACGCGATGCTGCTGAAAACCATCAAGGCTGACCGCATCTACGCCGGCTACGATCTGTCGTGGCTCGGCGCTGATCTGCAGCCGGACCGCATCGTTACCGCTGCCGATCTGGACAAAGACGGTATCGTCTTCCCCGAAGAGCACGCGCCTGATCCGTTGCTGCCGGAAGGCAAAGTGCCGATGTTCATCGGTCACCCGGTAGCGATCCTGATCTGGAACGACTTCGAGCGTTTCCGTCAGGCCAAGAATCAACTCAAATTCAATGACAAAGCGATTCGTTACGGCGCCAAAGTGCCGTTCTATGAAGGTGATCCCTACGGCAGCTTCCGCTACGTGCGCGTTGGCGGCGCAACCTCGGCGGACGAAGACGAGTTCGCCAGCCTCAAGGATTCGATCCTGTTCCCGATGCTGAAGAACCGCCGTCCAGTGTGGAATGCATCGCCGAACCTGCATGGCAACCTCACCGAGCGCGGCCTGTTCTACGCCGATCGCATGAAGCAGGAAATCGACACGCCGCCGGATAACTGGCTGGTGTTCGACGAGCGCTATAAAACCCCGTCGATCGAACCGGCCGCCCTCGAGCCGGACAACGGCAACGGCTGGTACGACCCGAAAACCAAAACCCTGCATTTCGTCGTGGCGACGCAATGCCCGCTGGAAGTCGCGACCGAGACCGCGAAGATGATCGGGCCGTCGCGTTTCGGCCTGGCCAACTTGAACATGCACCCGGGCTATACCGTCGGCTATGGCTCCAAAGACCACAACATTTTTGTCTACTACGCAGCCCTGGCTGCGCTGTACGGCGCCGGTGTGCCGGTGCGTCTGGCCAACGACCGCTACGAGCAGTTCCAGAGCGGCATCAAGCGTCACCCGTTCGACATCCGCTACCAGTTGGCCGTGGACAAAAATGACTACACCTTCAAGATTTTCCGCGCGGAAATGAGCGTCGACGGCGGCGGTCGGGTCAACTACAGCCCATCGGTGGCGGCGGTTGGCGCCACGGCTGCGCAGTCGATCTACTACATGCCGCAGAACGATCTGCAGGTCACCGCGTATCACTCGCGCGCGGTCGAGGCGGGTTCGATGCGCGGTTACGGCACTCTGCAAAGCATGGCGGCCACCGAAATGATGGTCGACGAGATCGCCGGTCGCCTGGGTGTCGACGCCATCGATTTGCGCCGCAGGAATGCCCTGCGCTCCGGCATGAAAAACACCCAGGGTGCAATCCCCGCCGGTGCGTTGCGCCTGCACGAAATTCTTGACAAGGCTTCGGTGCACGAGGTCTGGAAAAATCGCGACGCGATCAAGCAGCAACGTGAAGCGGCAGACCCGGATAACTGGTACGGCGTCGGTTTCGCCATCTGCCAGAAAGACTTCGGCACTGGCTCCGAAGCGCCGATGGCCAGCATCGCATTCACTGCTGACGGGCGCATCACCCTACGCCACATCGGTATCGAAATCGGTACCGGCATGTCCACCTCGCAAGCCTTGGTCGTCGCCGATTTCCTCGGCAGCCCCGCGCATGAGGTGAAGACCGGCGAAACCGAATGGCAGGAAATGCAGCTGATCACCAGCGGCAACCCCTACATCATGAGCCAGGCCGAGCAGGACAATCTGCTGCGCAACCCGCGCTGGGTCGGCAAGCTGGCGTCGGCGTCTTCGGCGACCAACTCCGCCTATTACTTCAGCCATGCGACCCGTGAAGCGGCGCGTGTGCTGTTCAATCATGGTTTGTGGCCGGCGGCGCTGGAGATCTGGCGTCAGGGGCCGTACGGCGGCCAGGCCAACCCTTACGTGGTGCGCCGCGAAGATGCGCATTGGGTCGATGGCAAGCTGACCGCCAACGGCATGCAGCCGCTGAGTTTCGAAGAGCTGGCCAAGCGCGCCCACGAACGCGGGCTGGTGACGGGCGCTACGGTGCACGGTTTCAACCGTTGGAGCTGGGCCGAAGCTGAATACAGCATCGACGGCGTGCGCGAGCGCTTGCCGCTCGACGGTCTGGCGGTGAAATACGGCGATGGCGCACCACAAGCAAAGAAAGCACAGATGAACAGTGCTGGCTTCCACCTGCTCGATCGGCAGAACGTCAACTACCCGGTAGTGCAGTTGAACAACGCTGCCGTGACCTATTACAGCCCGGTCGCCACGTTGGTCGAGCTGAAGGTCAACAAAGGCTCGGCGGAGGTTCAGGTGCTCAACCACCATTCTTGGATCGAGTGCGGGCGCGTGCTGGTTGAAGAGTTGGTCAAGGGCCAGCTCGAAGGCGGTATCGCCATGGGTATTGGTCATGCGCTGATGGAAGAGATGCCGTTGTACGAAGGCGGGCCGGGGGAGGGTGACTGGAACTTCAACCGTTACCGTCTGCCGATGGCCCGTCACGTAGCGGTGTGGAAGCAGACTGCGGAGATCCTGCCGCCGCTGTCGCCGAGCGATCCGTCCAAGGGCATCGCCGAAGTGGTGATGATCCCGATTGTCGGTGCCATCGGTAACGCCGTGGCGCATGCCATCGGCAAACGTGTTCGCGACCTGCCCATCACTGCTGCGCGCATCAAGGAGGCCCTCAATGGCTAA
- a CDS encoding NAD(P)/FAD-dependent oxidoreductase — protein sequence MANTQYPESYYAASANAVPPRPVLQDDVETDVCVIGAGYTGLSSALFLLENGFRVTVLEAAKVGFGASGRNGGQIVNSYSRDIDVIERTVGPKQAQLLGEMAFEGGRIIRERVARYNIQCDLKDGGVFAALSAKQMDHLESQKRLWERFGHTQLELMDQRRIREVVGCDQYVGGMLDMSGGHIHPLNLALGEAAAVESLGGTIYEQSPAVRIERGASPVVHTPQGKVRARFIIVAGNAYLGNLVPELAAKSMPCGTQVITTEPLGDELANALLPQDYCVEDCNYLLDYYRLTADKRLIFGGGVVYGARDPANIEAIIRPKMLKAFPQLKDVKIDYAWTGNFLLTLSRLPQVGRLGDNIYYSQGCSGHGVTYTHLAGKVLAEALRGQAERFDAFADLPHYPFPGGQLLRTPFAALGAWYYGLRDKYGL from the coding sequence ATGGCGAACACCCAATACCCAGAGTCTTATTACGCTGCGTCGGCCAATGCCGTGCCACCACGTCCTGTGCTGCAGGATGATGTGGAGACGGACGTCTGTGTGATCGGCGCCGGGTATACCGGGCTGTCGTCCGCCCTGTTCCTTCTGGAGAACGGTTTTCGCGTAACCGTGCTGGAAGCGGCGAAAGTCGGGTTTGGCGCTTCGGGCCGAAACGGTGGGCAGATCGTCAATAGCTATAGCCGTGACATTGATGTCATCGAACGCACCGTCGGCCCCAAGCAGGCGCAACTGCTCGGTGAAATGGCCTTTGAGGGCGGGCGGATCATTCGTGAGCGGGTGGCCAGATACAACATCCAGTGCGACCTGAAAGACGGCGGTGTATTCGCTGCCCTTTCCGCCAAACAAATGGATCACCTGGAATCACAGAAACGCCTGTGGGAACGCTTCGGCCACACCCAGCTGGAATTGATGGATCAACGCCGCATTCGCGAAGTGGTGGGTTGCGATCAGTACGTCGGTGGCATGCTCGATATGAGCGGCGGCCACATCCATCCGCTGAATCTGGCGCTCGGTGAAGCGGCGGCAGTCGAGTCTCTCGGCGGCACCATCTATGAGCAATCTCCCGCCGTGCGCATTGAGCGCGGCGCCAGCCCTGTCGTACATACGCCGCAAGGCAAGGTCAGGGCCAGGTTCATCATCGTCGCCGGCAACGCCTACCTCGGTAATCTGGTACCGGAACTGGCGGCCAAATCGATGCCTTGCGGTACCCAGGTGATCACCACCGAGCCACTGGGCGATGAGTTGGCGAATGCGCTATTGCCGCAGGACTACTGCGTAGAGGACTGCAACTATCTGCTCGACTACTATCGCCTGACCGCCGACAAGCGCTTGATCTTCGGCGGAGGCGTGGTTTACGGCGCTCGCGATCCGGCGAACATCGAAGCGATCATCCGCCCGAAGATGCTCAAGGCCTTCCCGCAACTCAAGGATGTGAAGATCGATTACGCCTGGACCGGCAACTTCCTATTGACCCTTTCGCGCTTACCGCAGGTCGGGCGCCTGGGCGACAACATCTATTACTCGCAGGGCTGCAGCGGTCACGGCGTCACCTACACGCACTTGGCGGGCAAGGTCCTCGCCGAAGCGTTGCGCGGTCAGGCCGAGCGCTTCGATGCCTTTGCCGACCTGCCGCACTATCCCTTCCCCGGCGGGCAATTGCTGCGCACACCGTTTGCCGCGCTGGGCGCCTGGTATTACGGGCTGCGCGATAAGTACGGACTATAA
- a CDS encoding tyrosine-type recombinase/integrase: MDLGDAGLSTKEFSKARDAAHAYDHVPAGERPTFHQIRALGAWLYEQQNFPQEYIQALLGHADEKMTKHYQEGHGDKTIDYVEVSAELAF; this comes from the coding sequence CTGGACCTCGGTGACGCCGGACTATCTACCAAGGAGTTCAGTAAGGCCCGCGACGCGGCGCACGCTTATGACCATGTTCCCGCCGGTGAGCGCCCCACTTTTCACCAGATCCGCGCTTTAGGTGCGTGGCTGTACGAGCAGCAGAACTTTCCACAGGAATACATCCAGGCGCTGCTAGGCCACGCGGACGAGAAGATGACGAAGCACTATCAGGAGGGACACGGCGACAAGACGATAGACTACGTTGAGGTGAGCGCCGAACTGGCGTTCTGA
- a CDS encoding DUF2214 family protein, with translation MLSQWVLAAVHLFAFALAFWAVLTRGRAFSQLLAGTGEVKRVLLADNLWGLSALTLLVTGAMRAFGGYEKGSDYYLHQPLFHLKMTLFLLILLMELAPMITLIKWRIASSRGAALDSGRAKLYARISHVEALLLILMMVAATGMARGVIFA, from the coding sequence ATGCTGAGTCAGTGGGTTCTTGCGGCTGTTCATCTCTTCGCGTTTGCCTTGGCTTTCTGGGCAGTGCTGACGCGTGGCAGAGCGTTCAGTCAACTCTTGGCGGGTACGGGAGAGGTCAAGCGTGTTCTGCTCGCGGATAACCTTTGGGGGCTGTCAGCTTTGACGCTGCTTGTCACCGGAGCGATGCGTGCGTTTGGTGGTTACGAGAAAGGCTCTGACTATTACCTGCATCAGCCGCTGTTTCATCTGAAGATGACGCTGTTCTTGCTGATACTACTGATGGAGCTTGCACCGATGATCACGCTGATCAAATGGCGCATCGCATCCTCGCGCGGTGCAGCGCTTGATAGCGGACGTGCGAAGCTGTACGCGCGAATCAGTCATGTTGAAGCGCTGCTGCTGATCCTGATGATGGTCGCGGCGACAGGCATGGCGCGTGGCGTGATATTCGCTTAG
- the csrA gene encoding carbon storage regulator CsrA, with protein sequence MLILTRKVGESINIGDDITITILGVSGQQVRIGINAPKNVAVHREEIYQRIQAGLTAPDKPQTP encoded by the coding sequence ATGCTGATACTCACCCGCAAAGTCGGTGAAAGCATAAACATTGGTGATGACATCACGATCACCATCCTCGGAGTCAGCGGCCAACAAGTCCGCATCGGTATCAACGCTCCGAAAAACGTGGCAGTGCACCGTGAAGAAATTTACCAACGCATCCAGGCCGGCCTGACCGCTCCGGACAAGCCACAAACGCCCTGA